A region of Streptomyces cinnamoneus DNA encodes the following proteins:
- a CDS encoding LON peptidase substrate-binding domain-containing protein, producing the protein MTTARLPLFPLNSVLFPGLVLPLNVFEQRYRAMMRDLSRLPEDAPRRFGVVAIRDGHEVAPSAPGLPDETRPEPGPAAGFGTDPAKAFHGVGCVADAASIRERPNGTFEVLATGTTRFRLRSVDASGPYLVGEVEHVEERQGDEAGALASGVVRAFRAYQKRLAGAGEASLAGQSELPGEPQVLSYLVAAAAVLDTPAKQRLLQAPDTASRLADELRILRAETAVIRQLPSLPAVDLTRRPTSPN; encoded by the coding sequence GTGACCACCGCGCGCCTTCCCCTCTTCCCGCTGAACTCGGTGCTGTTCCCGGGCCTCGTACTCCCGCTGAACGTCTTCGAGCAGCGGTACCGCGCGATGATGCGCGACCTGTCACGGCTGCCCGAGGACGCGCCGCGCCGCTTCGGAGTCGTCGCCATCCGCGACGGCCACGAGGTCGCGCCCAGCGCCCCGGGCCTGCCCGACGAGACCCGCCCCGAGCCGGGCCCCGCCGCCGGCTTCGGCACCGACCCGGCGAAGGCGTTCCACGGCGTGGGCTGCGTCGCCGACGCCGCCTCGATCCGCGAGCGCCCGAACGGCACGTTCGAGGTGCTCGCCACGGGCACCACCCGCTTCAGGCTGCGGTCCGTCGACGCCTCCGGCCCCTACCTCGTCGGCGAGGTCGAGCACGTCGAGGAGCGGCAGGGCGACGAGGCCGGCGCGCTCGCCTCCGGCGTCGTCCGGGCCTTCCGGGCGTACCAGAAGCGCCTGGCCGGGGCCGGCGAGGCGTCGCTGGCCGGGCAGTCGGAGCTGCCGGGCGAACCGCAGGTGCTGTCGTACCTGGTGGCGGCGGCCGCGGTGCTGGACACCCCCGCCAAGCAGCGGCTGCTCCAGGCCCCCGACACCGCGTCCCGGCTGGCCGACGAACTGCGGATACTGCGCGCCGAGACGGCGGTCATACGCCAGCTCCCGTCGCTGCCGGCCGTCGACCTGACCCGGCGGCCGACCAGCCCCAACTGA
- a CDS encoding oxidoreductase codes for MSEPRGEPPSGLDLTTAEWGMWQAFRNGGTHDLRTPYPEQNDPGGPHTWGPERSVRADIVARLLLSGPPANPGRVCALKLNGVRITGTLDLSGGTVVPYVEFHNCRFDQQLLLPESHFTTLRLVGCALPRLEAARIRTEGDLHLPRCVVSHGIRLTDAHIGTDLLLNQLLVRRDRRGLSIAADGMTVGQDVQAEMMRSHGELSLRGATVGASLSLRGSVLSNPYGRRALNAPQLTVERTLYLTAAGISGSRPGGGVTPPYGIGTTTPAHGTRVQRFECLGGARLDDGRFGDAVDLSQARFEMEADQELSLRRVQTPELRFLGERPEGGRVVLSGTKVANLVDRYDSWPAPGGLVMAGFGYENLIPLGHFPLALRLQWVAAATPEYAPEPYERLAGALRASGEDADARAVLLAKQRRRRETLPLAGKAWGYLQDWTVAYGYRPGRAAVWMAVLWALGTVYFSWRPVPPLKEGEGPVWNPELYTLDLLLPVIDLGQGTAWRPTGGTQWVVAALTLLGWILATTVAAGASRLLRRQ; via the coding sequence GTGAGCGAACCGCGCGGCGAGCCGCCCTCGGGGCTCGACCTCACCACGGCCGAATGGGGCATGTGGCAGGCGTTCCGCAACGGCGGCACCCACGACCTGCGCACCCCCTACCCCGAGCAGAACGACCCGGGCGGCCCCCACACCTGGGGCCCCGAGCGCAGCGTGCGCGCGGACATCGTCGCGCGGCTGCTCCTGAGCGGCCCGCCCGCCAACCCGGGCCGGGTCTGCGCCCTGAAGCTCAACGGGGTACGGATCACCGGCACCCTCGACCTCTCCGGCGGCACCGTCGTCCCCTACGTCGAGTTCCACAACTGCCGCTTCGACCAGCAGCTGCTGCTGCCCGAGAGCCACTTCACCACCCTGCGCCTGGTCGGCTGCGCCCTGCCCCGCCTGGAGGCCGCCCGCATCCGCACCGAGGGCGACCTGCACCTGCCCCGGTGCGTCGTCTCGCACGGCATCCGGCTGACCGACGCCCACATCGGCACGGACCTGCTGCTCAACCAGCTGCTGGTGCGCCGGGACCGGCGCGGGCTGTCCATAGCCGCCGACGGGATGACCGTCGGGCAGGACGTCCAGGCCGAGATGATGCGCTCCCACGGTGAGCTGAGCCTGCGCGGCGCGACGGTCGGGGCCTCCCTCAGCCTGCGCGGCTCCGTCCTCAGCAACCCCTACGGCAGACGCGCCCTCAACGCCCCCCAGCTGACCGTCGAGCGCACCCTCTACCTCACGGCCGCCGGCATCAGCGGATCCCGGCCGGGCGGCGGGGTCACGCCCCCCTACGGCATCGGCACCACGACCCCCGCCCACGGCACGCGGGTGCAGCGCTTCGAGTGCCTGGGCGGGGCGCGGCTGGACGACGGACGGTTCGGCGACGCGGTCGACCTCAGCCAGGCCCGGTTCGAGATGGAGGCCGACCAGGAGCTGTCGCTGCGCCGGGTGCAGACGCCCGAACTGCGTTTCCTCGGCGAGCGGCCCGAGGGCGGACGCGTGGTGCTGTCGGGGACCAAGGTGGCCAACCTGGTCGACCGGTACGACAGCTGGCCCGCGCCCGGCGGCCTGGTGATGGCCGGGTTCGGCTACGAGAACCTGATACCCCTGGGCCACTTCCCGCTCGCCCTGCGCCTGCAGTGGGTCGCGGCCGCCACCCCCGAGTACGCCCCGGAGCCCTACGAACGCCTGGCCGGCGCCCTGCGCGCCAGCGGCGAGGACGCGGACGCCCGGGCGGTGCTGCTGGCCAAGCAGCGCCGGCGGCGCGAGACGCTGCCGCTGGCGGGCAAGGCCTGGGGGTACCTCCAGGACTGGACCGTGGCCTACGGCTACCGGCCCGGGCGGGCGGCGGTGTGGATGGCGGTGCTGTGGGCCCTGGGGACCGTCTACTTCTCCTGGCGGCCGGTGCCGCCGCTGAAGGAGGGCGAGGGCCCGGTGTGGAACCCCGAGCTGTACACCCTGGACCTGCTGCTGCCCGTCATCGACCTGGGTCAGGGCACCGCCTGGCGGCCGACGGGGGGCACCCAGTGGGTGGTCGCCGCCCTCACCCTGCTCGGCTGGATCCTCGCCACCACGGTCGCCGCGGGCGCCTCCCGGCTGCTGCGCCGCCAGTGA